In Oryza sativa Japonica Group chromosome 2, ASM3414082v1, the following are encoded in one genomic region:
- the LOC4330790 gene encoding blue copper protein, with protein MASCGASCLTIAALLLAACASSAAATSYTVGDASGWTIGVDYTSWAGSKSFKVGDSLVFKYASGAHTVVEVSAAGYLACAAANALGSDSSGSTTVALKTPGKHYFICTIAGHCAGGMKMEVDVSGSSSSSSGGGGGGGGGGSTPSSPSSPTPTTPNPSTPTPTTPYPSTPMPTTPYPSTPMTTPTTPYTTPTSPACSGGAGATPVTPVTPGTVPFMSYNGAGGLGPVALATIGMVCFVVFVQLGLL; from the exons ATGGCTTCTTGCGGCGCTTCCTGCCTGACAATTGCGGCGCTGCTGCTAGCGGCgtgcgcctcctccgccgccgccaccagctaCACCGTCGGCGACGCGTCCGGGTGGACGATCGGCGTTGATTACACCAGCTGGGCCGGCTCCAAGTCGTTCAAAGTCGGAGACAGCCTCG TGTTCAAGTACGCGAGCGGAGCGCACACGGTGGTGGAGGTGAGCGCGGCGGGGTACCTGGCGTGCGCGGCGGCCAACGCGCTCGGCTCCGACAGCAGCGGCTCGACCACCGTCGCCCTCAAGACGCCCGGCAAGCACTACTTCATCTGCACCATCGCCGGCCACTGCGCCGGCGGCATGAAGATGGAGGTGGACGtctccggctcctcctcctcctccagcggcggcggcggaggtggaggtggcggtggctccACCCCCtcctcgccatcgtcgccaaCACCGACCACGCCGAATCCGTCGACCCCGACGCCGACCACGCCGTATCCGTCAACCCCGATGCCAACCACGCCGTATCCTTCGACCCCAATGACGACGCCCACCACGCCGTACACGACTCCGACGTCTCCGGCGTGCtctggcggcgccggcgccacgcCGGTAACCCCGGTGACGCCGGGCACCGTCCCGTTCATGTCATacaatggcgccggcgggctCGGACCGGTGGCGCTGGCTACCATCGGAATGGTTTGCTTCGTCGTATTCGTGCAGCTTGGACTGTTGTAG
- the LOC4330791 gene encoding transcription factor bHLH94, protein MALEAVVFPQEHLSCAAAMYAAPPSSLGCGVDMDEFEENGGVVLQEEAGVAVHGGGGGGAGGMMSLWVNAATCARSIAASGAVEEFWDERQYPVSSPPAAPTPAASGGGGGHAKAAARRRRRRPKVVKNKEEAESQRRNHIAVERNRRRQMNEYLAVLRSLMPPSYAQRGDQASIVAGAINFVKELEQLLQSLEAQKRRAEHAPPAPPFAGFFTFPQYSTTVGDNNAAGSGAADGEGGCGARPGAADIEVAMAESHANVRVLAPRRPRQLLRMVVALQCLGLTVLHLNVTTTADHLALYSFSLKMEDECRLSSVDEIAGAVNQMVTKIAGECIS, encoded by the exons ATGGCGCTGGAAGCTGTGGTGTTCCCGCAGGAGCACCTGTCGTGCGCTGCCGCCATGtacgcggcgccgccgtcgtcgctgggATGCGGCGTTGACATGGACGAGTTCGAGGAGAACGGTGGTGTGGTGCTGCAAGAGGAGGCCGGAGTggcggtgcacggcggcggcggcggtggcgctggtgGGATGATGAGCCTCTGGGTCAACGCGGCGACCTGCGCGCGCTCCATTGCTGCTTCCGGCGCCGTGGAGGAGTTCTGGGACGAGAGGCAGTACCCCGTGtcgtcaccgccggcggcgccgacgccagcagcgtccggcggtggtggcggccacGCCAAGGcggccgcgcggaggcggcggcggcggcccaaggTGGTGAAGAACAAGGAGGAGGCCGAGAGCCAGCGGCGCAACCACATCGCCGTGGAAcgcaaccggcggcggcagatGAACGAGTACCTCGCCGTGCTCCGCTCCCTCATGCCGCCATCCTACGCGCAGCGG GGTGACCAGGCGTcgatcgtcgccggcgccatcaactTCGTCAAGGAGCTGGAGCAGCTGCTCCAGTCGCTAGAGGCCCAGAAGCGTCGCGCCGAgcacgcgccgccggcgccgccgttcgccgggtTCTTCACGTTCCCTCAGTACTCTACCACAGTTGGTGACAACAATGCGGCCGGCTctggcgccgccgacggcgagggcggctgcggcgcgcgGCCCGGCGCGGCCGACATCGAGGTGGCCATGGCGGAGAGCCACGCGAACGTGAGGGTgctcgcgccgcggcggccgaggcAGCTGCTGAGGATGGTGGTGGCGCTGCAATGCCTCGGCCTCACCGTGCTCCACCTCaacgtcaccaccaccgccgaccATTTGGCGCTCTACTCCTTCAGCCTCAAG ATGGAGGATGAATGCCGGCTTTCGTCAGTCGACGAGATCGCCGGCGCCGTCAATCAGATGGTCACGAAGATCGCTGGCGAGTGCATTAGTTAG
- the LOC4330793 gene encoding RING-H2 finger protein ATL29, with translation MPSCRARMHAHQHQHALLAALLACALAASSSTAGAQPAGQQGYAYGDVSGQQVHVSTTMIVLLAAVVGVFLFIAISTIYLRHCTGYDPATEGGGVGGSRSMILPANSFVSRRQRRPRGLDSSVVRMFPTMKYAEAKALRVGKVAGAALECAVCLSEFEDDEMLRFLPKCSHAFHPDCIGQWLASHVTCPVCRRNLDPNKDTTEEVIIPAAAAADPNSTSSEIVVIRQEDGAHPAAVVIDVVTEEDDEERRKEELELQAIGTQLRAMRSRSGLRPKTSAAKLPRSHSTGHSLAVRLDGDLERYTLRLPEHVHREMVAAGEQSVRRGRRLGEGVGMGARCSPRFSRSGRWSSFLSNSLSGKLSFLSPSSRRTPDSTQVEVSSSSSSSVTKVKGKRVAAVDVADDGSAHGTAQYPGCTVASSAAAAAVDVEKAATRRRMHK, from the exons ATGCCAAGTTGCCGAGCTAGGATGCACGcgcaccagcaccagcacgcGCTGCTCGCGGCGCTCCTCGCGTGCGCGctcgcggcgtcgtcgtcgacggccggAGCGCAGCCGGCGGGGCAGCAGGGGTATGCCTACGGCGACGTGTCCGGGCAGCAGGTGCACGTCAGCACGACGATGATCGTGCTgctggccgccgtcgtcggggtTTTCCTGTTCATCGCGATCTCCACCATCTACCTCCGCCACTGCACCGGTTACGACCCCGcgacggagggcggcggcgtcggcgggagcCGTTCCATGATCCTCCCTGCCAACAGCTTCGTctcgaggcggcagcggcggccgcgcgggctCGACTCGTCGGTGGTCCGGATGTTCCCCACCATGAAGTACGCCGAGGCGAAGGCGCTGCGGGTGGGgaaggtcgccggcgccgcgctgGAGTGCGCGGTGTGCCTCAGCGAGTTCGAGGACGACGAGATGCTCAGGTTCCTGCCCAAGTGCAGCCACGCCTTCCACCCGGACTGCATCGGCCAGTGGCTCGCCAGCCACGTGACCTGCCCCGTCTGCCGCCGCAATCTCGACCCTAACAAGGACACCACCGAAGAGGTGAtcatcccggccgccgccgccgccgatccgaACAGCACCTCCAGTGAAATAGTTGTGATACGGCAAGAAGACGGGGCGCACCCAGCAGCCGTGGTGATCGACGTGGTcaccgaggaggacgacgaggagcggaggaaggaggagctaGAGCTTCAGGCGATAGGCACCCAGCTCCGCGCGATGCGGTCACGGTCGGGGCTGCGGCCAaagacgtcggcggcgaagcTTCCCCGGTCGCACTCCACTGGCCACTCCCTCGCCGTCCGGCTCGACGGCGACCTAGAGCGGTACACGCTGCGGCTGCCGGAGCACGTACACAGGGAGATGGTCGCGGCGGGGGAGCAGAGCGTGCGCCGCGGGAGGAGACTCGGGGAAGGGGTCGGCATGGGCGCTCGGTGCAGCCCCCGGTTTTCGCGGTCGGGCAGATGGTCATCTTTTCTCTCAAATTCTTTGTCAGGAAAGCTGTCTTTCCTCTCCCCGTCGTCGAGGAGAACGCCGGATAGCACCCAGGTGGAAGTGtcatcatcctcgtcgtcgtcggtgacgaAGGTGAAAGGGAAGCGCGTGGCCGCCGTCGATGTTGCCGACGACGGTTCTGCTCATGGGACTGCACAGTACCCTGGTTGCACTGTGgccagctcggcggcggcggcggctgtggacGTGGAGAAGGCAGCTACCAG GAGACGAATGCATAAATGA